CCACATTCCCTTGCGTGGCGAGGACGGCCCAACTAGAGATCAGTGTGCCAGGTCGTGGATCGTCCGTGGGTCGGTTGTCCCGACCCATAAAGTGCTCGCAGATTCGACCGAATTGCTCCAGATCGACAGCAGGAGGCGGATTCTTTGGCCGCTTGGGCTCGGGGGTGTCTGGAGACTTGCGACTGATCCCCGTGGGATATGGTTTCAGATTGTCAGCTTGGCGGACCGGCAACCCGGGAAGATTTGGACGACGACAACTGGCACCGTGTTCGCTGCCGTTCGACGCCTCGCCAATTCGACTTGACCGTAAAGAGCGCTTTGATACGCTGACTGACATTGCTGATCTCCCATTGCAAGGACGGCAATACCCTCGGCCAGGCGAGAGCTACCCACTCTCGCCTGGCCTTTTTCGTTTTCCAGACCCCTGATTTCTTAAACAATCCCGAAATCCAGTCAACAGCAGCGCTGGCAGGCAAATTGGAAGTGGCCTCCTGAAACCATGAAACTGCGAAAGTGGTAATCGTGAAACTGCGAAAATGGTAATCCACCAGCACCTGAAACTGCGAAGGCGGTATTCTACCGCCCATGTAACTGCGAAAATGGTACCCACCAGAGACTATATAAAAACAAGAGACTCCTCTGAATTAAGAAACTCCGTAATTGAGTGCGGCTACTCGTCGCTACGCTCCGCCGCCGCACTCAAAACACGCTTGCGCTTACGAGCCAAGCCAGAAGTGGGCCAAGGGAAGTGTCCTGATCGCTGTGATCTCTCCGAGAACACCGAATTTCTTCGATTGGAACTCAATCTGCCCCTGACTAGACCAGTATTGCCTTGCCGCGCAAATACTGCTCGACTCGCTGAATACGATTGGCTATCCGACGCGATAGACTGGTTTGGAACTACTCGCTGACGCTCCTACGGATTGTTCGTTCGTTGGCTGCATATTTGCTAGAACTGCGGGTTTCCATCGCTGCTGCTTGCGCTGACTTACTCATCCCGGCCACGGCTCGTGCAACTTGAACAGGTAAGTCGCCGATACTGACACCCTTTGTATCATCCTTATCTTCTATCATCTCTACCCATCTCTCCCACTGCTGCACCATCCGCTGAATTTGCCCAAGGGCCTCATCGACGGTCGCAGGCCGTTTCGGCCGCCGACCGCCTTGGCTGCTCTTGCCCTCCTTGGTAATTTCAGGTCCCAGTCGCTGAACGGTCCACTGCTCACGTACGATGAGCTTCGCTAACTCATCTCGCCGTCGCTTGCTGGGGACAGCAAGCAGGCGAATAACGTGGCTCTTGGTGATTCGCCCTTGATCACTCCTGTTCACTAACTCACAGAGAGCGTCCACTTCTTTGTCGCTGTACATCGCAGCAAACTGCCGAGCTTTGTCGATCTGGTCACGCTTTAAGCCCAGCCTGCTGTCAAACTCTCGCGCTACGCCACGACGACGGCTGCCGCTCGCCAGCGGCTCGCTGGTCTCATAGACCTGGAGCACTTTTTTGCCCAGCGCGTGGAACTTACGAAGGCGTCGTATTTCTGGTGGCGGTGGTTTCTTCATTGCGGGGCAATTCCTTTGGCACGATCATCGCAAGTCCATTTTACATTCACAAAAATGGACAACATCCTGCCTATTGCTTTGACCGCGGATATGGCCATTTCCCCTGTTGCCGATGTTCTGGAGCCGCAATGTTGAAGCGGAGTGCGAGAAAGACGTCCGACAGAACTACTCATTTGCCCCCACGCGATTTGTTATGCTGCCAAGACAGCAAACATGCGCACATGGATCATTGAGGACAAGTGATGGAACCTCTCACGTCGATTGTGGATGTAGCGAAAGCGTTTGATCGAAACGGATTGAAAGAGCGAGCCCAAAAAGCGGAACAAGAACGGCTTGCTGTGGTGAGCCGGTTTCCGTTGAATCAATGGCCCAGCTTGGAGAAAGAGTCCTACGCGCTCGGGCACGACAAGGCAGAAGACAGCTTTTGTCGATGGCTCGAATTTCGAACGCCAACGATCGCTGGCATGAAAGGTGGTCAGGCCAGCAAACACCTCCTGTATAAACATGCTCGTAAACCAGGCTGGTTTTTCAGTAGCAACTATGGCGACGTCGATTCCGCTTGGGCTGCAATCCGAGCCGGTTTTGTCGAGGCATTCACCAAGGCGCAAGCAGGCGACTGGGATACCATCGACGACATCGCAGTGCTCAATGGTGGCCAAGCGTTGCGTTCGAAGGCGCTCTACTGCTACTTTCCCACAGAGCTTCTTCCGATCTGCTCCTCCACGCATATCAAACGCTTCGTCAAAGCAATCCAGCCTGAGTTACTGGAGCACTCCGCCGGTGCGATTCGCCTCAATCGCCAATTGATGAAAGCTTTGCGCGCGAAAAGTTGCTTTCAAGGTTGGTCGAATTGGGAGCTGGTAGCATTCTTGTATCAATGGAACGATCCACGCGAATCACGACAAATTGTCAAGATCGCCCCTGGCGAACAGGCCATGTATTGGGACGACTGTTTGAAGCATGGTTACATCTGCGTTGGTTGGGATGAAGTCGGCGACCTCAAAGATTTTGGAACGAAGGAAGAGTTCTTCAGCCGCTTCAAAGAGGTTTACGGCGAGCGCTACACCCCCGCGATGTTGAAACAAAAGGCCAATGAAGTTTGGATACTGCAAGAGCTGGAAGCGGGAGACATCATCGTTGCCAACAAAGGTACGAGCGAGGTTCTGGCGGTAGGCGAAGTTGTCGACCCCTGCTATGAGTTTCGTAGCGATCGAGAAGTCTTCACACATACGGTGAATGTTAAATGGAACACATCACTTGCCACGCACATCGAGCCACAAAGGCGTTGGGCTTTTGTCACCGTTGCCAAGTGCCCAGTCGACCTTTACCAAACCATCGTCGGCAAGAATGCAAAGAAACTTCCGATTCCCATCGACCCGCTTTATGAAGAGATCGCTGCTGCACTTGAAAGAAAGGGGCAGGCGATTCTCTATGGACCTCCCGGCACCGGAAAAACCTATGCAGCGCGGCGGTTGGCAGTCTGGTGGCTACTGCGAAAGTTTGGTTTGCCGGAAGCGCAGGAAACGCTTTCCGATCCCCAAAAATTCGCGCAGGCTGAGCGATCGCTTTCGACGGTGCAAGTCAGTCAGCGTGTGTGGTGGGTGACAGCAAGTCCCAAGACATGGTCGTGGGAACGACTGCGAAAAGAGAAGACCGTTGAATTTCACTATGGACGCCTTCAGCGGAACTACCCACTCGTGCAGCCTGGTGATTTGGTGATTGGATATCAGTCGACTCCCGACAAACGCATCATGGCACTTGCCCGAATTTCACGTGGCCTCTCGAAATCGGAGTCGGGGGAATCCAGCATCGAACTGAGCTACCTGCACGACGTCAAGAATGGCTTGACCTACGACGAACTGCTCGCCGATCCCATCCTCGCGAAGTCCGAGCCGATGCGATTTCGAAGCCAAGGCACACTCTTTTCGCTCGAGCACGACGAAGTCAATCATCTACTAGCGCGATTGACCGATCGCGATCCCGATGTTGCCGACTATCTCGACGTCGAAGGGCGTGTTGGTCAACTAACCCGCCTGACGTTTCATGGCTCCTATTCCTACGAAGATTTCATCGAGGGATTTCGCCCCGTGCAGTCGACCGGTGGCCTGACGCTCAGGCTCGAAGATGGTGTGTTCAAACGTATTTGCCGTGAAGCTCAGGCGAATCCCGATCAGCCTTATCTTGTGTTGATTGACGAGTTCAATCGCGCGAACGTCGCCAAAGTGTTTGGGGAGTTGATCACGCTGTTAGAACTCGACAAACGGGGACTGATTATCACGCTGCCGCAAAGCAAAGAGAGCTTTTCGATACCTCCC
This window of the Pirellula staleyi DSM 6068 genome carries:
- a CDS encoding AAA family ATPase gives rise to the protein MKGGQASKHLLYKHARKPGWFFSSNYGDVDSAWAAIRAGFVEAFTKAQAGDWDTIDDIAVLNGGQALRSKALYCYFPTELLPICSSTHIKRFVKAIQPELLEHSAGAIRLNRQLMKALRAKSCFQGWSNWELVAFLYQWNDPRESRQIVKIAPGEQAMYWDDCLKHGYICVGWDEVGDLKDFGTKEEFFSRFKEVYGERYTPAMLKQKANEVWILQELEAGDIIVANKGTSEVLAVGEVVDPCYEFRSDREVFTHTVNVKWNTSLATHIEPQRRWAFVTVAKCPVDLYQTIVGKNAKKLPIPIDPLYEEIAAALERKGQAILYGPPGTGKTYAARRLAVWWLLRKFGLPEAQETLSDPQKFAQAERSLSTVQVSQRVWWVTASPKTWSWERLRKEKTVEFHYGRLQRNYPLVQPGDLVIGYQSTPDKRIMALARISRGLSKSESGESSIELSYLHDVKNGLTYDELLADPILAKSEPMRFRSQGTLFSLEHDEVNHLLARLTDRDPDVADYLDVEGRVGQLTRLTFHGSYSYEDFIEGFRPVQSTGGLTLRLEDGVFKRICREAQANPDQPYLVLIDEFNRANVAKVFGELITLLELDKRGLIITLPQSKESFSIPPNVFVLGTMNTADRSIKLLDSAMRRRFAFIELMPDTELLRGGNIHGLELCEFLTELNRRIAEHAGREKQIGHSFLLEKGQPVSDAEEFARRFRQEILPLLQEYCYDDYEQLTRYLGNGLVDKTAQVLQEEKLADAEELVAVLLSEFTQASSAEL